One genomic region from Metallosphaera tengchongensis encodes:
- the trpA gene encoding tryptophan synthase subunit alpha, translating into MRRLLVSYATLGYPNREEYLKLVKGLVDAGSDILEIGLLPKYAKYDGPVIRRSYKQVSSWLRDFWGLLEETRRTVNVPIVILTYLEDWLSSLEETLNRLRIIGIDGILFPDLLIDFIDDYEKYVKIIKKSNLNAIIFTSPSVPDPIIHKVSGISDMFLYYGVRPTTGVPLPVSVDSLITRVRTLVNNKLVVGFGLSDVNDMKKALLAGADGIAIGTAYIEEIEKHGVESAISLAKSYRGILDGS; encoded by the coding sequence TTGAGACGGCTTTTGGTGTCTTACGCTACTCTAGGCTATCCCAATAGGGAGGAATACCTTAAACTAGTGAAAGGTCTGGTCGACGCCGGTTCAGATATCCTAGAAATAGGTCTTCTACCAAAATACGCTAAATATGACGGACCTGTGATAAGAAGGAGCTACAAGCAAGTTTCTAGTTGGCTACGGGATTTCTGGGGACTTCTGGAAGAGACCAGAAGAACAGTTAACGTTCCAATAGTAATCCTAACCTATCTGGAGGACTGGTTATCCAGTTTGGAAGAGACTTTGAACAGGCTAAGGATAATTGGAATAGATGGCATATTATTTCCAGATTTACTTATTGATTTCATAGATGACTATGAAAAATATGTTAAAATTATAAAGAAAAGTAACTTAAACGCTATTATCTTTACCTCTCCCTCCGTGCCCGATCCAATAATTCATAAGGTTTCTGGAATTTCCGATATGTTCCTCTACTACGGGGTGAGACCAACTACAGGAGTACCGTTACCGGTCAGCGTGGACTCCCTAATAACAAGGGTAAGAACATTGGTTAACAATAAGCTAGTTGTGGGTTTCGGGTTGTCCGACGTTAACGATATGAAGAAGGCGTTGCTTGCGGGCGCAGATGGGATTGCCATAGGGACTGCATACATAGAGGAAATCGAGAAGCATGGAGTCGAGTCTGCAATTTCCCTCGCTAAGAGTTACAGAGGGATTCTCGATGGAAGCTAG
- the trpD gene encoding anthranilate phosphoribosyltransferase has protein sequence MEAREILRKLTEGISLTEEESRGLADMIMEGSIQESLVAAILVALKMKGETAEEIKGFVKSMREHAIKLDLKDTLDTAGTGGDGFGTINVSTAAALAISNVFPVAKHGNRAASSKSGSADFLETLGYNITVPPERATQLIKRDNFVFLFAQLYHPSMKNVAPVRKLLGIRTIFNLLGPLANPAGSKRQVMGVYSLSIMRKIAQTSAGLGYSKLLILHGEPGLDEVSPQGKTYITEVKGDKMEEMDVDFRDISKKEVPPSRLLVSDSTESAVRVLRACRGKDPDVNHFIRINVAVALYAADVVTDFKEGYEFSEELILKLPEKIESIVKNNGDLSKFMKIKEISYG, from the coding sequence ATGGAAGCTAGGGAGATCTTGAGGAAACTCACGGAAGGAATATCATTAACTGAAGAGGAGAGCAGGGGGCTAGCTGACATGATAATGGAAGGGTCCATACAAGAGTCGTTAGTTGCAGCCATACTTGTTGCGCTCAAAATGAAGGGAGAGACAGCTGAAGAGATAAAGGGATTTGTGAAATCCATGAGAGAGCATGCCATAAAACTTGATCTTAAAGATACCTTGGATACAGCTGGAACTGGAGGGGATGGTTTCGGAACCATAAATGTTAGTACAGCAGCTGCTTTAGCCATAAGTAACGTCTTCCCGGTTGCTAAACATGGGAATAGGGCCGCCAGTAGTAAAAGCGGAAGTGCGGATTTTCTAGAAACGTTGGGTTACAACATAACCGTTCCCCCAGAAAGGGCTACTCAACTGATTAAACGCGACAACTTCGTTTTTCTTTTCGCTCAACTTTATCACCCTTCCATGAAAAATGTAGCCCCAGTTAGGAAGCTCCTGGGGATAAGGACCATATTCAATCTCCTAGGTCCTCTAGCTAACCCAGCAGGTTCCAAGAGGCAGGTAATGGGAGTTTACTCCCTATCCATAATGAGGAAGATAGCCCAAACCTCAGCAGGTTTAGGTTACTCCAAGCTCTTAATACTGCACGGAGAGCCAGGACTAGATGAGGTCAGTCCACAAGGAAAGACGTACATCACGGAAGTGAAGGGAGATAAAATGGAGGAGATGGATGTAGATTTTAGAGACATTTCCAAAAAGGAAGTCCCTCCGTCGAGGCTACTAGTGTCAGATTCAACAGAATCTGCCGTGAGGGTTTTGAGGGCATGCAGAGGGAAGGATCCGGATGTAAATCATTTTATCAGGATAAACGTGGCTGTTGCCCTTTATGCGGCGGATGTAGTAACAGATTTCAAGGAAGGGTACGAGTTTTCAGAGGAGTTAATCTTGAAATTACCTGAAAAAATAGAAAGTATAGTGAAAAATAATGGTGATCTGTCTAAATTCATGAAAATAAAGGAGATCTCATATGGTTAA
- a CDS encoding phosphoribosylanthranilate isomerase, giving the protein MVKVKICGISILSDAVTISALGADMLGFLTDPISPRFVKPEFLKIVKNQVPSPIVSVNVKSNLEEMLVRSANADILQVHRVLNQEELEMITSFQKKVILFVPISEKYLPYLKKAIDFTEMVLLDLERKEDRPNMELISKVLRDYPGLGVGGGITLSNVSSFVALEPGWIDVSRGVESYPGKKNLELVKKLLEVAK; this is encoded by the coding sequence ATGGTTAAGGTAAAGATATGCGGTATATCCATCCTTTCCGACGCTGTAACCATATCCGCTCTAGGGGCGGACATGTTGGGATTCTTAACCGATCCGATCAGTCCTAGATTTGTTAAACCAGAATTTTTGAAAATTGTAAAGAATCAGGTTCCGTCTCCAATTGTATCTGTTAACGTCAAATCTAACCTAGAGGAGATGCTTGTTAGATCAGCCAATGCCGACATTCTTCAAGTTCATAGGGTACTCAACCAAGAGGAGCTTGAGATGATAACTTCCTTCCAAAAGAAGGTAATACTATTTGTTCCAATTTCGGAGAAATATCTTCCATATCTGAAAAAGGCGATAGATTTTACGGAAATGGTTCTCCTGGATCTGGAGAGGAAAGAGGATAGACCAAACATGGAACTAATCTCTAAGGTGTTAAGGGACTACCCAGGTCTTGGGGTAGGTGGGGGAATAACCTTAAGTAACGTTTCCTCATTCGTGGCCTTGGAGCCGGGCTGGATTGACGTTTCGAGGGGTGTAGAATCCTATCCTGGGAAGAAGAACCTAGAGCTCGTGAAGAAACTTTTGGAGGTGGCTAAATGA